From a region of the Butyrivibrio sp. AE3004 genome:
- a CDS encoding HD domain-containing protein, with product MNAREYLEILHVAERLKDTPRHCTTSKRRTESVAEHSWRISLMAFLLKHEFADLDIDKVVDMCLIHDLGECFTGDIPTFIKTDSDREVEDSLLNQWVKSLPEELSGEIAALYEEMDAQETKEAKLYKSLDKLEALIQHNESPIDTWAENEYELNKTYAFDTVSFSEWLTDLRKVILEDTLEKIEKEGQE from the coding sequence ATGAACGCAAGGGAGTATTTAGAGATTTTACATGTTGCAGAGAGACTGAAAGATACGCCTCGTCATTGTACTACATCGAAAAGAAGAACTGAGAGTGTGGCAGAACACAGCTGGCGGATTTCGCTAATGGCATTTCTTCTTAAACATGAGTTTGCAGATTTAGATATTGATAAAGTTGTGGATATGTGCCTTATTCATGATCTTGGGGAGTGTTTTACCGGTGATATTCCGACATTTATAAAGACTGATTCCGATAGAGAGGTTGAAGATTCTCTTTTGAACCAGTGGGTTAAATCTCTCCCGGAGGAACTATCTGGGGAGATAGCTGCTCTTTATGAAGAGATGGATGCCCAAGAAACGAAGGAGGCTAAGCTGTACAAGTCATTGGATAAGCTTGAGGCATTGATTCAACACAACGAGTCCCCAATTGATACATGGGCTGAAAATGAGTATGAACTCAATAAAACATATGCCTTTGATACAGTATCCTTTTCTGAATGGCTTACAGACCTTAGAAAAGTGATTCTTGAAGATACCTTAGAAAAGATTGAAAAAGAAGGTCAAGAGTGA
- a CDS encoding histidine kinase N-terminal 7TM domain-containing protein translates to MTMREFLLAAIILSIFAMLFEGIIVFRKLKNKLHAYLFLNCITMLISNTGYLLELLSKTEDGYIAALKFSYIGRVFIVFSLIMVSAELCHILIPRLLVRALILIDVFVYAIIFTFQEHDLFYSKIWYDKTGMFPVLLHRNGIVHKAFMQYQAIAIIIVLALLFRSIKSHKGKIAKRRVLIIIGGFIVAAILYIFQVAHVFFATYYFDISIFGNVAITISMFIAIFRYNLLGVIDMARDYIVDRLSEGVIALDCDDKLQYYNEHAKELYPDITKDPMSVVNTLREAIIRGDTIEIGDKYYTPEEKELSANGEVIGKLYALVDSTVLKQREYQLKSDAAILEMATNSMKERLNTTEEIISQDRAMRHDRRHFEALILSLIQDGKVDEAKKCLEERLSQEPRGNRSFCENTTVNAALMHYVAIAERNNIRVKVSANIPHNVGVDEMQLAIAVSNLLENAIHACDKVPEAERFIEVTAKYKQQLLLEISNSCRGPVKLDENGHPVTSEDGHGIGTRSVLDFAKKTGSEIRYITENDMFKVRMLIG, encoded by the coding sequence ATGACTATGAGGGAATTTCTTTTAGCAGCGATAATACTTAGCATATTTGCTATGCTTTTTGAGGGGATTATTGTTTTTAGAAAACTCAAAAATAAGCTTCATGCATATCTGTTTTTGAACTGCATCACAATGCTGATCAGTAACACAGGGTATCTTCTGGAACTTCTTTCAAAAACTGAAGACGGCTATATTGCAGCCCTGAAGTTCTCATATATAGGAAGAGTGTTTATTGTATTTTCTCTTATCATGGTCTCTGCTGAGCTGTGTCACATTCTGATTCCCAGGCTCCTGGTGAGAGCTTTGATCCTGATTGATGTGTTTGTCTATGCCATCATTTTTACATTCCAGGAGCATGATCTGTTTTACTCCAAGATATGGTATGACAAGACCGGTATGTTCCCGGTTCTTTTGCATAGAAACGGTATTGTACACAAAGCGTTTATGCAGTACCAGGCAATTGCTATTATCATCGTTTTGGCATTGCTGTTCAGGTCCATAAAAAGCCACAAAGGAAAAATCGCCAAAAGGCGCGTCCTTATCATCATCGGCGGATTTATCGTTGCGGCAATTCTCTACATATTCCAGGTTGCGCACGTTTTCTTTGCTACGTATTACTTTGATATTTCTATATTCGGAAATGTTGCGATCACGATTTCCATGTTCATAGCCATATTCAGATATAACCTTCTCGGAGTCATAGACATGGCCAGAGATTATATTGTGGACAGGTTATCAGAGGGAGTTATTGCCCTTGACTGTGACGACAAGCTGCAGTACTACAATGAACATGCAAAAGAGCTTTATCCCGATATTACCAAAGATCCAATGAGTGTCGTTAATACCTTGAGAGAGGCTATCATAAGAGGCGATACCATTGAGATTGGCGATAAGTATTACACACCTGAGGAAAAAGAGCTTTCGGCGAATGGAGAAGTTATCGGAAAGCTCTATGCGCTGGTTGACTCAACTGTACTAAAGCAGAGGGAGTACCAGTTAAAATCAGACGCGGCTATTTTGGAAATGGCCACAAACAGCATGAAAGAGCGACTTAATACCACAGAAGAGATCATTAGTCAGGACAGAGCAATGCGCCATGACAGGAGACATTTTGAAGCGCTCATCTTATCCCTTATACAGGACGGGAAAGTGGATGAAGCAAAAAAATGCCTTGAGGAGCGCTTGTCTCAGGAGCCTCGGGGAAACAGGAGTTTTTGCGAGAACACTACTGTCAATGCAGCGCTTATGCACTATGTAGCCATTGCAGAGAGGAATAATATAAGGGTAAAGGTATCTGCCAATATTCCACATAATGTGGGTGTTGATGAGATGCAGCTGGCTATTGCTGTAAGCAACTTACTTGAAAATGCGATTCATGCCTGTGATAAGGTCCCTGAAGCAGAACGTTTCATTGAAGTTACTGCAAAATATAAGCAGCAGCTACTTTTGGAGATATCAAATTCCTGCCGTGGGCCGGTTAAGCTTGATGAAAATGGTCATCCTGTTACATCAGAGGACGGACATGGAATCGGAACAAGGAGTGTCCTTGACTTTGCTAAAAAGACAGGCAGCGAGATCAGATATATTACTGAGAATGATATGTTTAAAGTACGCATGTTAATAGGATGA
- a CDS encoding ABC transporter substrate-binding protein translates to MKKSALCILAMIICLTALSGCKSKEQEGKTTIVFQTWNPADYGPDSPIYKIIDSFEKENPDIHVKYVFTKSGAYQEHMRVELIDGDGPDVYGISTGSAFDTFRIFEEDLTSFCEREWGEDWKDKFLDSCLDSVSDSDGRVYGLPLGQTYAGYMWADVNMLRQYGCEVPTNYQEMKKTCQTLRENGQMPLSIGAEDSWMNLDMWMSIAADCDKDALYDAIEGKASFESEPIIESFKIWQDCFESGVFQDKAVKMPIYDTINDMFQRDGSIPMITNGSWAMNMYTVGDEKTRAVFDKEGADHDVFLIDWNDDGKVAPVTANPDVVLCLNPESRQKEAAFRFMDYLVNEGQNLLVNQYLEYMPSRADLELSVQGLGEDGKKNLDVIVENGKNNVAGPRGIKYEDLSLAVCDALKELATGKITPEEAVGQIQRVSEETIR, encoded by the coding sequence ATGAAAAAAAGTGCTTTGTGTATTTTGGCTATGATCATATGCTTAACTGCTCTTTCCGGCTGTAAATCTAAAGAGCAGGAAGGAAAAACAACCATAGTCTTTCAGACATGGAATCCGGCAGATTACGGACCGGATAGCCCAATATACAAGATCATTGATTCATTTGAAAAAGAAAATCCGGATATACATGTGAAATATGTCTTTACGAAATCAGGTGCATATCAGGAGCATATGCGAGTAGAACTGATAGACGGTGATGGCCCTGATGTATATGGAATAAGCACCGGTTCAGCCTTTGATACCTTTAGGATTTTTGAGGAAGATCTGACTTCTTTTTGTGAAAGAGAATGGGGAGAGGATTGGAAGGATAAATTTCTTGATTCATGTCTTGATAGTGTAAGTGATTCCGATGGAAGAGTTTATGGGCTTCCACTTGGGCAGACCTATGCGGGATATATGTGGGCAGATGTAAATATGCTAAGGCAGTATGGGTGCGAAGTTCCGACAAATTATCAGGAAATGAAGAAAACCTGTCAGACACTTCGTGAGAATGGGCAGATGCCACTCTCAATCGGAGCCGAGGATTCATGGATGAATCTTGATATGTGGATGTCTATTGCGGCAGATTGCGACAAGGATGCTTTATACGATGCAATAGAGGGCAAGGCAAGCTTTGAATCAGAGCCTATAATAGAGTCTTTTAAGATATGGCAGGACTGCTTTGAAAGCGGAGTATTCCAGGACAAAGCTGTTAAAATGCCAATTTATGATACCATTAATGATATGTTCCAGCGAGATGGCAGTATACCCATGATCACCAACGGATCCTGGGCCATGAACATGTACACGGTAGGCGATGAGAAAACCAGAGCTGTTTTTGATAAAGAGGGTGCAGATCATGATGTTTTCCTGATTGATTGGAATGACGACGGAAAAGTGGCTCCGGTGACTGCTAATCCTGATGTAGTACTTTGCCTGAATCCGGAGTCAAGACAGAAGGAAGCAGCTTTTCGCTTTATGGACTATCTGGTAAATGAAGGTCAGAATCTTCTGGTCAATCAATACCTGGAATATATGCCATCCCGTGCGGATTTGGAGCTAAGTGTACAGGGGCTTGGCGAAGATGGAAAAAAGAATCTTGATGTGATCGTAGAAAACGGAAAAAACAATGTTGCAGGGCCAAGAGGAATCAAGTATGAAGACCTGAGTCTTGCTGTATGTGATGCACTAAAAGAGCTCGCAACAGGAAAAATAACTCCTGAAGAAGCCGTCGGTCAAATTCAGAGAGTGTCTGAGGAAACAATACGATAA
- the rbsK gene encoding ribokinase: MKIAVIGSINMDQTVLAERIPLKGETVKGSDLQYIPGGKGANQAVAMARLGAEVTMFGCVGNDENGRHLIKNLETNNVKTDNIKIVDGEPTGIAIITLGEDDNTIVVVAGANHCTDISYIESIKNELFKHDMVVFQHEIPLDAVHYAIEICHEKGIPIVLNPAPAADVPKEIVEKVTYITPNEHEAYLIFGEGMSEEEILKRYPEKLIITKGSKGVSTCLKSGEILSIPCIKSSIVDTTGAGDTFNGAFAVKICGGDKMKEALIYANTAAGLSVEKMGAQGGMPTSEEVELRIGNILL; this comes from the coding sequence GTGAAGATTGCTGTAATTGGGAGTATCAACATGGACCAGACTGTGCTGGCTGAGCGGATTCCGCTTAAAGGAGAAACGGTAAAAGGATCTGATTTACAGTATATTCCAGGCGGTAAAGGCGCTAACCAGGCTGTGGCTATGGCGAGACTTGGTGCCGAGGTCACAATGTTTGGCTGTGTAGGAAATGATGAGAATGGCCGCCATCTTATCAAAAATTTGGAAACTAATAATGTAAAAACGGACAATATAAAAATCGTAGATGGTGAGCCCACAGGAATTGCAATAATTACTTTAGGAGAAGATGATAATACTATAGTTGTTGTTGCAGGAGCTAATCATTGTACTGATATATCTTATATCGAATCCATAAAGAATGAGTTGTTTAAACATGACATGGTTGTGTTTCAGCATGAAATACCGCTTGATGCAGTTCATTATGCTATTGAGATATGTCATGAAAAGGGGATTCCTATTGTGCTTAATCCGGCACCGGCTGCCGATGTACCCAAAGAAATTGTCGAAAAAGTTACATATATAACACCAAATGAACATGAAGCATACCTGATATTTGGGGAAGGTATGTCTGAAGAAGAAATCCTTAAAAGATATCCGGAGAAATTAATAATCACAAAAGGGAGCAAGGGTGTTAGTACTTGTCTTAAGAGCGGAGAAATACTAAGTATTCCCTGTATCAAAAGCAGTATTGTTGACACAACCGGAGCGGGAGATACATTTAATGGTGCGTTTGCAGTAAAAATATGTGGTGGAGATAAAATGAAGGAGGCACTGATTTATGCTAATACAGCGGCAGGTTTATCTGTCGAGAAGATGGGGGCTCAAGGTGGTATGCCTACATCAGAAGAAGTGGAGCTGAGGATAGGTAACATATTGTTGTAA
- a CDS encoding ABC transporter permease yields the protein MNIVSTLTLRHLLGNKKRSVVTILGIVASTALISAIILGVFSFFKFFGYLSIQSDGNVHAQFSEITYKQYVSLSEDDRIESVGLCDTTEQKTGVRLNSGKEERFSIGNIEQANPVYMSMRVISDYDGVLPKNSSEIAVEEQFLIDNGLEDLKIGDTLTFEQGYRYMYDEQGELVYLGGNYRSDEQFKALSTETCTVTAILHGNKPTGSWDIIRCLDEGYFPDSEKAQVVILLKNCDHTALKQIKHIIADHEIQKYDLNTEYLLSCFAFEGSGGSYRSFFVMMAVALAIVIATSVILIFNSIGMSLTERMRYLGMLASVGATARQKRSSIYFEGLILGIIGIPLGLLCGYIGTRITLAFLGRRILEADIFVGAEGMRGSIPVVCEPSVIVAIVFFAALTILISTFVPAIRAAKVMPIDALRQNNVVKVKAKGLRVNPLIRKIFGYEGELAYKNIKRNGVKGKVITATIAVSVILFLTINFFCNSIARANQYEVDFPYQVVASCLLSESDKLRSEIEQIEGVDDVYSAGMIQFLFRKSPESRYELANTDIADKKFLSREFADLKLDCMDVVIADDDDFDKILTDNGLERDEYYGDTLKGVLLNDYFRENKPSEVFNDKILGQVLHYDKVQGNPPAIEIAALVKYDGNNKIYNMTPKTNIAVYVPASMYFEKAKEVLPEDMLVLDLGVETSRPEEVLERIYSILEEGGYHNYYGSNLYSTIKAMDAITLMLKTAMYGFTILLTLIAIANIVNTISTGVLLRRKEFAMYKSVGLDNTGFKKMIRLETLLYGIKALIWGISISLLLSYIMYSTFDMKLLTFDPDWLMYGVTMIAVFGILGISMALSISKIKDDNIIEALKEDAV from the coding sequence ATGAACATTGTATCAACACTGACACTTAGACACCTTCTTGGAAACAAGAAAAGATCGGTGGTAACAATACTTGGAATTGTGGCATCGACGGCACTTATAAGCGCCATTATTTTGGGTGTATTTTCTTTCTTTAAGTTCTTTGGTTATCTGTCAATACAGTCTGACGGAAACGTACATGCTCAGTTCAGTGAGATCACGTATAAGCAGTACGTATCACTGTCAGAGGATGACAGGATTGAAAGCGTTGGCCTGTGCGATACAACAGAGCAGAAAACCGGTGTAAGACTTAATAGCGGCAAAGAAGAGCGCTTTAGCATTGGAAATATTGAGCAGGCAAATCCTGTATATATGTCAATGAGGGTAATATCAGACTATGATGGAGTCCTTCCAAAGAATTCCTCCGAGATAGCAGTTGAAGAGCAGTTCCTTATTGATAATGGCCTGGAGGATCTTAAGATCGGAGATACCCTTACCTTTGAACAAGGCTACAGATATATGTACGATGAGCAGGGTGAATTAGTATACCTGGGAGGAAACTACAGGTCAGATGAACAGTTCAAGGCGCTGTCCACTGAGACCTGCACAGTGACAGCAATTCTTCACGGCAACAAACCTACCGGAAGCTGGGATATTATAAGATGCCTGGACGAAGGCTATTTTCCTGACTCTGAAAAGGCCCAGGTGGTAATTTTGCTTAAAAACTGTGACCATACAGCGCTTAAGCAGATCAAGCACATCATCGCAGATCATGAGATCCAAAAGTACGATCTTAATACAGAGTATCTGCTTAGCTGCTTTGCTTTTGAGGGAAGCGGAGGCTCTTACAGGTCATTTTTCGTAATGATGGCAGTTGCACTTGCGATCGTGATCGCTACATCTGTTATTTTGATCTTCAATTCCATAGGTATGTCTCTTACAGAGAGAATGCGCTATCTGGGAATGCTTGCCAGCGTCGGAGCCACAGCAAGACAAAAGAGATCCTCAATTTATTTTGAAGGACTCATTCTTGGAATCATCGGTATTCCTTTGGGACTATTGTGTGGCTACATTGGAACCAGGATCACCCTGGCATTTCTTGGAAGGAGGATCCTTGAAGCTGACATTTTTGTAGGCGCAGAGGGGATGAGGGGCAGTATACCTGTAGTATGCGAGCCTTCTGTAATTGTAGCGATCGTGTTTTTTGCAGCGCTTACAATACTTATTTCAACCTTTGTTCCAGCCATCAGGGCAGCAAAGGTTATGCCTATTGATGCCCTCAGGCAGAACAACGTGGTAAAAGTAAAAGCAAAGGGGCTTCGTGTGAATCCACTAATCCGCAAGATCTTTGGATATGAAGGGGAGCTTGCTTACAAGAATATAAAAAGAAATGGTGTAAAGGGAAAGGTTATTACCGCTACTATCGCGGTTTCGGTGATCTTGTTCCTTACGATCAACTTTTTCTGTAATTCAATTGCAAGAGCCAATCAGTATGAGGTTGATTTTCCATATCAGGTTGTAGCATCCTGCCTGCTTTCGGAAAGTGACAAACTTAGGAGCGAAATAGAGCAGATAGAAGGCGTTGATGATGTTTACAGCGCCGGTATGATACAGTTTTTGTTCAGAAAGTCCCCTGAGTCACGTTACGAGCTGGCAAACACAGATATCGCTGATAAAAAGTTCCTTTCGCGTGAATTTGCTGACCTGAAATTAGACTGCATGGATGTGGTCATAGCTGATGATGATGATTTTGATAAGATCCTTACAGATAACGGGCTTGAAAGGGACGAATACTATGGCGATACCTTAAAAGGTGTTCTGCTCAATGACTATTTCCGTGAAAATAAGCCCAGTGAGGTATTCAATGATAAGATCCTGGGACAGGTTCTTCACTATGATAAGGTGCAGGGAAATCCACCAGCTATAGAGATTGCAGCACTGGTAAAATATGACGGAAATAACAAGATCTATAATATGACACCTAAGACCAATATTGCTGTCTATGTGCCTGCCTCCATGTATTTTGAAAAAGCAAAAGAAGTTCTTCCCGAAGATATGCTCGTCCTGGATCTGGGAGTTGAGACCTCACGTCCAGAAGAAGTCCTTGAAAGGATATATTCAATTTTGGAAGAGGGCGGATACCACAATTATTACGGTTCTAACCTTTACTCTACAATAAAGGCTATGGACGCTATCACGCTGATGCTTAAGACAGCTATGTATGGGTTCACTATTCTTCTTACTCTTATAGCTATTGCAAATATCGTTAACACGATATCAACTGGAGTGCTCCTTAGGAGAAAAGAGTTCGCGATGTATAAATCTGTGGGCCTTGATAATACAGGGTTTAAAAAGATGATAAGGCTTGAAACGCTTCTTTACGGCATAAAGGCCCTTATCTGGGGGATTTCAATATCTCTTTTGCTCAGCTACATCATGTATTCGACCTTCGATATGAAGCTGCTTACCTTCGATCCTGACTGGCTCATGTACGGTGTGACAATGATCGCGGTCTTTGGAATTCTGGGCATCAGTATGGCCCTTAGCATTAGCAAGATCAAGGATGATAACATCATAGAAGCCCTTAAGGAAGATGCAGTATAA
- a CDS encoding TfoX/Sxy family protein: MASNKEYLDFILEQLSGLDDITYRAMMGEYILYYRGKVVGGIYDDRFLVKPTKSAVAMMPDADLEIPYEGAKEMILVDDVENREFLRNLLEQMYEELPEPKRKKK; encoded by the coding sequence ATGGCATCAAATAAAGAGTATTTGGATTTCATACTGGAACAGCTTTCTGGACTCGATGATATTACTTATCGGGCAATGATGGGAGAATACATTTTATATTATCGTGGCAAGGTGGTTGGCGGTATTTACGATGACCGTTTTCTGGTAAAGCCGACAAAATCCGCTGTGGCAATGATGCCTGATGCTGATCTGGAAATTCCCTATGAAGGTGCAAAAGAGATGATTTTGGTTGATGATGTTGAAAACAGGGAGTTTCTTCGGAATCTGCTTGAGCAAATGTATGAAGAATTGCCTGAACCAAAGAGGAAAAAGAAATGA
- a CDS encoding sugar phosphate isomerase/epimerase family protein, translating into MMQYGMPTLIENKTLEDNINLCKSLGLNFIELNMNFPEYQVNELEQTEHLIELADKAGIYYTIHLDENLNIADFNRLVSEAYLETVRRSIEVAKALLPLRDLYGDASQPLTLNMHMHHGIYITLPDRKVQMYDRDFDTYMKSFSVFREKCEEWIGDSDIMIAVENTDGFREYEKKAIEFLLESQKFGLTWDIGHSKATGEKDVPFIMSHKDHLIHFHIHDGSEVPPRNHLALGDGEIDLKERLSLAEQRNARCVLETKTIEALKKSVLWLNVKCS; encoded by the coding sequence ATGATGCAGTATGGAATGCCAACACTTATTGAGAACAAAACTTTGGAAGACAACATAAATCTTTGCAAAAGTCTTGGTCTTAACTTCATAGAATTAAACATGAACTTTCCTGAATATCAGGTTAACGAATTGGAGCAGACTGAGCACCTTATTGAACTTGCAGATAAAGCAGGGATCTACTATACAATTCATCTTGATGAAAACCTGAATATTGCAGATTTTAACCGTCTGGTTTCGGAAGCATATCTTGAGACAGTGAGGCGTTCTATTGAGGTGGCAAAAGCTCTTTTACCGCTGCGTGACCTTTATGGTGATGCAAGTCAGCCCCTTACTCTAAACATGCACATGCACCATGGGATTTATATCACATTGCCTGATCGCAAAGTGCAGATGTATGACCGGGATTTTGATACCTACATGAAGTCGTTTTCTGTATTTCGTGAAAAGTGCGAGGAGTGGATCGGGGACAGCGATATCATGATCGCTGTGGAAAACACAGACGGATTTCGGGAGTATGAAAAGAAAGCGATCGAGTTTTTGCTGGAGAGTCAAAAGTTTGGTCTTACCTGGGATATAGGCCATTCAAAGGCTACCGGAGAAAAAGATGTTCCCTTCATAATGAGTCATAAGGATCATTTGATCCATTTCCATATCCATGATGGCTCAGAGGTTCCGCCCAGGAACCATCTGGCTCTTGGAGACGGAGAAATTGATTTAAAGGAAAGGCTCAGTCTCGCCGAGCAGAGAAATGCAAGATGCGTTCTTGAAACCAAGACCATTGAGGCTTTGAAAAAATCTGTCCTTTGGCTAAACGTAAAGTGCTCTTAA
- a CDS encoding GNAT family N-acetyltransferase, whose protein sequence is MIRAAKEKDFDSVKNITQTTIRSVYPKYYPSGAVQFFSDHHSDDRIRADIVAGIVFQIEVDGNAIGTVTVADNEINRLFVLPDYQHKGYGRELMKFAEEMISKEHENIILDASLPAKQIYLKRGYVATKYNMIKTENGDYLCFDVMEKQL, encoded by the coding sequence ATGATCAGGGCTGCAAAAGAGAAAGATTTTGATTCTGTCAAAAACATAACACAAACAACTATAAGGTCAGTTTATCCCAAGTACTATCCAAGCGGAGCGGTACAGTTCTTCAGTGACCACCATTCCGATGACAGAATCAGAGCGGATATAGTTGCCGGAATAGTATTTCAGATTGAAGTAGATGGAAATGCAATTGGAACAGTAACAGTGGCAGATAATGAGATAAACAGGCTATTTGTTCTTCCGGATTATCAACATAAGGGGTATGGTAGAGAACTTATGAAATTTGCTGAAGAAATGATAAGCAAAGAGCATGAGAATATTATTCTTGATGCATCACTACCAGCTAAACAAATATATCTCAAACGTGGTTATGTAGCCACAAAATACAACATGATTAAAACAGAAAACGGGGATTATCTATGCTTTGATGTTATGGAGAAACAGCTGTGA
- a CDS encoding ATP-binding protein: MIGNYLMDNVGNQTSIRNVASKLTSGTYKTNDKTVGAYMNYFCRSFLFYPIQRYDIKGKRYLESDKKYYLSDLAFRFSEIGTKNADYGHLYENIVAIELLRRGYEVYVGKLHEKEVDFVTIKEGEKVYIQVSDDISREDTFKREVSSLLGIKDAYPKLLIARTKHEESQHEGIRIIDIARWLSDSQK; this comes from the coding sequence ATGATTGGAAACTATCTTATGGATAACGTTGGCAATCAGACTTCGATAAGAAATGTGGCATCCAAACTAACCTCTGGCACCTACAAAACGAATGATAAGACGGTAGGGGCATACATGAATTACTTTTGCAGATCGTTCCTTTTTTATCCAATCCAGCGTTATGACATAAAGGGGAAAAGATATTTAGAATCAGATAAGAAGTACTACCTGTCTGATTTGGCTTTCCGCTTTTCTGAGATAGGAACAAAAAATGCTGATTATGGACACCTCTATGAGAACATAGTTGCAATTGAACTTCTCAGACGGGGATATGAAGTATATGTAGGCAAATTACATGAAAAAGAAGTGGATTTTGTCACAATCAAAGAAGGCGAAAAGGTCTACATACAGGTATCTGATGATATATCCAGAGAGGATACTTTTAAGCGGGAGGTTTCATCGCTTTTAGGTATTAAGGATGCTTATCCAAAGCTGCTGATAGCCAGGACAAAACATGAGGAAAGTCAGCATGAAGGAATAAGGATTATCGATATCGCCAGATGGCTTTCTGATTCGCAAAAATAA
- a CDS encoding serine hydrolase domain-containing protein: MNKEQLHRYISESTGNESNICQIYVVKDGEVALDDCFHGFKTLDAMNVNSVTKGIVALLAGIALDKGAIKSVDQKVMDFFPDYTVKRGEKTIYDVTIRHLLTMTAPYKGKSEPWKKVCTSKDFTLAILDYLGGRSGITGEFRYATLGVQILAGIVERATGEKCIDFANKNLFEPLELPKRIPHGDSSKEDQFDFFMNKNPRKYEWYSDPQGSVTAGWGLCMSARDMAVIGAMVLDGGLHDGKRVISEEYLNDMLAPHLKLGEKFGFMSYGYLWYKPNDDRDVFAAIGDSGNIIYINKEQNVSVGITGTFKVRIFDRVEFIENKVLPVI; this comes from the coding sequence ATGAATAAAGAACAACTGCACAGATACATATCTGAGAGTACAGGGAATGAGAGCAATATATGTCAGATTTATGTCGTCAAAGATGGTGAGGTGGCACTTGATGATTGCTTTCATGGATTCAAGACTTTGGATGCGATGAATGTCAATTCAGTGACTAAAGGCATTGTAGCATTACTGGCAGGGATTGCGTTGGACAAAGGGGCTATCAAAAGCGTAGATCAAAAGGTGATGGATTTCTTTCCTGATTACACTGTAAAACGTGGGGAGAAAACTATCTATGACGTTACAATCAGGCATCTGCTTACTATGACGGCTCCTTATAAAGGGAAGTCAGAACCATGGAAGAAGGTGTGCACTTCCAAGGACTTTACGCTTGCGATTCTTGATTATCTTGGTGGTCGGAGCGGAATCACCGGAGAATTCAGGTACGCAACTCTTGGTGTTCAGATCCTTGCCGGGATAGTCGAGAGAGCAACGGGCGAAAAATGCATTGATTTCGCTAACAAAAACTTGTTTGAACCACTGGAACTTCCAAAGCGCATACCCCATGGAGACAGCTCTAAAGAGGATCAATTTGACTTCTTTATGAACAAAAATCCAAGGAAATATGAGTGGTACTCTGACCCTCAGGGCAGCGTAACTGCAGGGTGGGGATTATGTATGTCTGCGAGAGACATGGCTGTAATCGGCGCGATGGTACTAGACGGTGGTTTGCATGATGGAAAAAGAGTGATCTCAGAAGAATACCTGAATGATATGCTTGCACCGCATCTCAAGCTGGGCGAAAAATTTGGCTTCATGAGCTATGGGTATTTATGGTACAAGCCCAATGATGATAGAGATGTATTTGCTGCGATTGGAGACAGCGGAAATATTATTTATATAAACAAAGAGCAAAATGTATCTGTTGGAATAACCGGTACATTTAAGGTGAGGATTTTTGATCGTGTGGAATTCATTGAGAATAAAGTCTTGCCGGTTATTTAA
- a CDS encoding DUF3795 domain-containing protein has protein sequence MKRELGIARCGLACCLCSENVACKGCKLDGFKELSWCKDADFCENRRCGISKGIPGCWKCDESDCRKGLFAEKIKPRAFNEYIRRFGMEALLDRLEINEKAGVVYHREGIIGDYDDFNDIEELIQFIKNGIFIKRKKMPDNMLMVSIGPLLQRTS, from the coding sequence ATGAAGCGAGAATTAGGAATAGCAAGATGTGGATTGGCTTGTTGCTTGTGCTCTGAGAATGTCGCATGCAAGGGCTGCAAACTTGACGGCTTCAAAGAATTATCTTGGTGCAAAGATGCTGATTTTTGCGAAAACAGAAGATGTGGAATATCAAAGGGTATTCCTGGATGCTGGAAATGTGATGAATCTGATTGCAGAAAAGGCTTATTTGCAGAAAAGATAAAACCCCGAGCATTTAACGAATATATTCGCCGCTTCGGCATGGAAGCATTGCTCGATCGCCTGGAAATCAATGAAAAGGCAGGGGTAGTTTACCATAGGGAAGGGATAATCGGCGATTATGACGATTTCAACGATATTGAAGAATTGATACAGTTCATAAAGAATGGTATCTTTATAAAACGGAAGAAGATGCCAGACAATATGTTAATGGTATCTATAGGACCACTATTGCAAAGGACATCGTAA